Proteins from one Desulfonema limicola genomic window:
- a CDS encoding Ig-like domain-containing protein — MRSKSVNIFLAVWLLLFVLPLSAGAVNYFKITDPGGGTSAYFGTSIAVSGNYAIIGAHDTNKKGAAYIFEKNASNIWEQKAILTSSDSAEGDRFGISVDISENYAVVGAEGNNQKGAVYVFKKVSAEAGWISTDKETKKLSDLRGKKFGSSVAILEKSEGNCIIIAGSPSSDGTGLTSSGAAFVFNCKDTTWTALPKLAASDAKSYDYFGTSVDITDDAGIIYAVVGAVSGDSGDLTTAGAAYVFEIGDTSSTQKGKLTASDPSNGAGFGTSVALVGDTAAIGSPAKNAVYVFQKGAGWIDSSSSNKIDGPAAGEYFGKSISISENYILIGTKVGNKAYLYNKTDLTTPIKTLSSNDSTSGDSFGSAVAISEISGDYYAVIGAPGDYISNVYSGSLYFYSTSPFTSYISDISDLTVNKSTVENPTQVSTAFTLCTSKLVTITASSDNPSVISPDQINFYDGLIESDRTYSNSEIMSEADCATIILTIKPSDQGSSGTANITLAVDENGVQVASVTFKVSVTSQPDILPIDPVVANKTNPQKTITFQIDDPDTLPSKLTIIVTSSNQALVSDDPEIPINRPLDNLGLNTYELVITPVADASSGTCTITITVSDGNSAADSESFSFTLTDAPGISEIPDQETQEDTTKQVGFTVDDDSPLSSLKVTAVSNNSSLISAIKNINGTPGSVTNQTKWTMDIVPVPYAFGDATITITVVDGDLKSTTESFKITVNAVPTNPIISNIPNPPASDEDVTISGINFTVKDVDIKTSGDLTISAKSSNTDLIPDANITINGIDQNGVVTVLAGEEKSLSLDIVPAKDLWGTSTITLTVSAERQTDTGTQTVSSEKTFTVTVNKLEDDNPVIDKIIDTSTTVTDGFITGTTIKEGEQSSAIEVSVSDPDKGFVSVEVTSSNEDLLPNDSAHIKVAGFASPHIVDTSAGSIPLKLTLAPIAEQWGSSVITITATDSSELQLVSSKTFLLTVTQVNDPPVISVIENQVLTENESFLDVSFDVSDMDGDALTITATTKSPNDPSVTESPLLPNANISINSSTNTTTVPTTPGVKVPLIMKLTPVAGLSGSAEITVNVNDGTVDVSTTFLLSVNFALGISDIADQTTKENINPSISFNITGLNSPDNAIITATSSNPMLVLDSNISVNSLGSGFYTLDIILEPDVIGTATIFVKVEETVSGQIRTAADSFLLTVESVNNPPAIEMIVDPDDDPDIYPDSKNITTNVGTAFFVKFRVYDIETPAKDLIVNFESVDSYGDEEDELVPAGAFSIVPSDPATDGIFTILTLKFQPATGAYGDATITVTVKDERNATDSDSFNLLVYNNNYPPEILEIEQATDPGVSIIDKIITIEENNQTDEIQIYIADKNSDVLTVTVRAEEGSEVILNDADHINIDGVGVKRIVSASDYADGYLSLMITPEPFKTGSTTITVEVKDTSGETVTKVFYLDVVPSGGVNLVPKITDIKLETGESIINQVITIEENTPSPIIQISLSDGNQDPLKVSVSSTEGSDIIPNDAAHIDIDGVGNERNVSYADYGGDDKYLRLVINPAADKTGSATIVVKATDDKGAIAQKTFYISVKLSDAPRITFETTLDPDNVTMPEDTTFELPFWISSVRGGVMELSVQSENLMLNPDHAKNIYAEVIAKQDSTISNTGGVIITDIAVIAGDLVSINGAEKFIVEAGMTAVQVNADDFISVYSQADPETARVDGTASSSSTITGTGGTIPTNAEFGNVTVEPGDYIQLNGGTYYIVGTDTIPAIKIKDRVTIYEQDTHVYLEIIGDKLDEANQMTLVPTTSYPLKLAIDPADNANSEIARFGKAEIFITIKEVDGDKLELTKKITLYVEPVDDAPKFTIQYPYEPDSEGDYRIMENGEFNVVVMVENVDEDLAGDNITVNVESRNTNLVPNNVSNLRIGNEFFPYEFTLTNNHTGSFKLTVTPAPDVSSDIYDNARIVLGVGAEGKPDAQNQFFSIEVIDFANPPQINQGIGIENQIMNEDDDPETINPLKFTISDPDWDTLIVTVNSGSQDLLPDQNITVTGQGISIKGDTPIQINTNPGGTFDLSLTFAPVDNGNSEKFGDAPITITIKEAKPAEDNPATISETFDLTVTPRSDPPEFNPEFINIGISIPECTPTACESVKLSDEGIDIDFKVRDVDRGILTITAVTTDNKDLIPDNNIIIYALGGEPGLKPGYFQVPLTSDDFVPLDIEIKPALHQAGVATIKVEVSDGTNTKSQDIIVSVTNENEIPEIVSIDLSTTQMNEDNSLPITFQVRDWDMDTLTILAESDNETLFERIEINNNEVPFTQSVLAGEIVDMTLKLTGAKDQFGEAVITLSVNDFKAPDVKVSRTFKITVNNLNDPPEILPVTGAVGDVKEEQDPADIPALLFRIKDIDGGDLKLSVESTLPKLEKSSILIGGILPDGSFVNGDALSSMGIIVEPNIEKELFLKIAPPVNLWGPGMVMVTVTDQDADSATGKYTFNILPEPDDPSIKLDPYQGTTPDTEAIEFKAIFGDVDGDQVTLTVNSLDQAFLPNSNIRIEGEGNSITTGTTIGEKFPITKTITLTPIKKTRGNVDIEVIVKDFTGREAREIYTLMVTTVNEIIAISGADTQYIVSEADGQYLSFLITDQDTPESTIRSMMNVNAVPPNADKLTVGEPELQADSSGYGIYWYKVPVKSAANVVSQTTSDTIGVTVWVSDGENFAEKTFQIFVAAPGTAPSITGYNNEVVINEDEETTINFTITDNNTDSSGITVRVYPDTNDDGYSLVPSTNIDDPVFLPDQSSPGIYKYKVTFRPAKDKFSVDNSDFATIYIEARDDRFTVRKSFTVTVIAINDPPEIKGFTDSGEPYYTTTDENVGIVIPPSYFSISDPDGGLLFISVTGTQNLVPSSSIDIRDTEGRIVTTSTIEVASGIPQYFDMVIRPLTNVTGTATITLKVTDDSGSTNPIHGSDTQIIYLEIGDVIDGDVNNDKKVDLADAVLGLQIMTGINVKNINLGADINENMKIGMEEVIYIMRTLQD; from the coding sequence ATGAGATCAAAATCGGTAAATATATTTTTGGCGGTTTGGCTTTTATTGTTTGTTCTGCCACTGTCTGCTGGAGCAGTCAACTATTTTAAAATTACTGATCCAGGCGGGGGAACAAGTGCATATTTTGGAACATCTATTGCTGTTTCAGGCAATTATGCAATTATCGGCGCACACGATACTAATAAAAAGGGTGCAGCTTATATTTTTGAAAAAAATGCTTCAAATATCTGGGAACAAAAAGCCATATTGACTTCTTCCGACAGTGCAGAAGGAGACAGATTTGGCATTTCAGTTGATATTTCAGAAAATTATGCTGTTGTAGGCGCTGAAGGCAATAACCAGAAAGGGGCTGTTTATGTTTTTAAAAAAGTTTCAGCAGAAGCAGGATGGATCAGCACTGATAAAGAGACTAAAAAGCTTTCAGACTTAAGAGGAAAAAAATTCGGAAGCTCTGTTGCTATTTTAGAAAAATCTGAAGGAAATTGCATCATTATAGCAGGTTCACCTTCATCTGATGGTACAGGATTAACCAGTTCAGGCGCAGCCTTTGTCTTTAATTGTAAAGACACTACCTGGACAGCGCTTCCAAAACTGGCAGCATCAGATGCAAAAAGCTATGATTATTTTGGAACTTCTGTTGATATTACAGATGACGCAGGTATAATTTATGCTGTTGTCGGTGCTGTTTCAGGTGATTCCGGCGATTTGACAACTGCAGGTGCAGCATATGTTTTTGAAATAGGGGATACATCTTCAACTCAAAAAGGCAAATTAACGGCCTCAGACCCTTCAAACGGGGCAGGATTTGGAACTTCTGTTGCATTAGTTGGCGATACCGCAGCAATAGGCTCACCAGCTAAAAATGCTGTGTATGTATTTCAAAAAGGAGCAGGATGGATTGATAGTTCATCTTCTAATAAAATTGATGGTCCCGCAGCAGGCGAGTATTTTGGAAAGTCAATATCCATTTCCGAAAATTATATATTAATAGGAACAAAAGTCGGCAATAAGGCATATCTTTATAATAAAACAGACTTAACCACCCCTATAAAAACCCTTTCTTCCAACGACAGCACATCAGGTGACAGTTTTGGCAGTGCAGTTGCAATTTCTGAGATTTCAGGGGATTATTATGCAGTTATCGGCGCTCCAGGGGATTACATCAGCAATGTTTATTCAGGATCATTATATTTTTATTCAACTTCACCATTTACCAGTTATATTTCAGATATAAGTGATTTGACGGTTAATAAAAGTACTGTTGAAAATCCAACCCAGGTTTCTACTGCGTTTACCCTTTGTACCTCTAAACTGGTAACAATAACTGCATCATCTGATAACCCATCAGTAATATCTCCTGACCAAATTAATTTTTATGACGGTTTGATTGAATCCGATAGAACCTATTCAAACAGCGAAATTATGTCAGAAGCAGATTGTGCAACAATAATTCTTACAATAAAACCATCTGATCAGGGAAGTTCAGGGACTGCGAACATTACCCTGGCTGTCGATGAAAACGGGGTGCAGGTTGCTTCAGTAACATTCAAGGTTTCAGTTACATCCCAGCCTGATATATTGCCCATAGACCCTGTTGTTGCTAATAAAACCAACCCTCAAAAAACTATTACTTTTCAAATAGATGATCCTGACACTTTGCCGTCAAAGCTTACAATAATAGTTACATCAAGTAACCAGGCTCTTGTTTCTGATGATCCTGAAATTCCAATAAATCGTCCATTAGATAATTTGGGTTTAAACACATACGAACTGGTTATAACACCTGTTGCTGATGCATCTTCAGGCACCTGCACCATAACCATAACTGTTAGTGACGGCAATTCTGCTGCTGACTCAGAATCATTTTCCTTTACACTTACTGATGCTCCTGGAATTTCTGAGATACCAGATCAAGAAACGCAGGAAGATACAACAAAACAAGTTGGTTTTACAGTTGATGATGATAGTCCTCTTTCATCACTAAAGGTAACTGCTGTTTCCAATAACTCCAGTCTGATTTCTGCAATCAAGAATATTAACGGCACGCCTGGAAGTGTAACAAACCAGACCAAGTGGACTATGGATATTGTCCCGGTTCCTTATGCCTTTGGTGATGCAACTATTACCATAACAGTTGTTGACGGTGATTTAAAAAGTACTACAGAATCTTTTAAGATAACAGTTAATGCGGTACCTACAAACCCGATTATCTCAAATATTCCAAATCCTCCTGCATCTGATGAAGATGTTACAATCAGCGGGATAAATTTTACAGTCAAGGATGTGGATATAAAAACATCAGGGGATTTGACAATAAGTGCAAAGTCAAGCAACACAGACCTTATTCCTGATGCAAATATAACCATTAACGGTATAGACCAAAACGGTGTTGTTACTGTGCTGGCAGGAGAGGAAAAAAGTCTCAGCCTGGATATTGTACCTGCAAAGGATTTATGGGGTACTTCAACAATAACATTGACTGTATCAGCTGAACGACAGACAGATACAGGAACACAAACAGTAAGCTCGGAAAAGACGTTCACCGTAACTGTGAATAAATTAGAGGATGATAATCCGGTAATAGACAAAATAATTGATACAAGTACCACAGTTACTGATGGATTTATAACCGGTACAACAATCAAGGAAGGTGAACAGAGCAGTGCTATTGAAGTATCGGTTTCTGACCCTGATAAAGGTTTTGTATCAGTTGAAGTAACTTCTTCAAATGAAGACCTGCTTCCCAATGATTCTGCTCACATAAAGGTAGCCGGATTTGCATCTCCTCATATAGTTGATACATCTGCGGGGAGTATTCCACTTAAATTGACTCTTGCACCTATTGCAGAGCAATGGGGGTCTTCTGTAATAACTATAACAGCAACAGATTCATCAGAATTACAATTAGTAAGTTCTAAAACTTTTCTTTTAACTGTAACCCAGGTAAATGATCCTCCTGTAATCAGTGTAATAGAAAATCAGGTTCTTACAGAAAATGAATCTTTTCTTGATGTTAGTTTTGATGTCAGTGATATGGATGGAGATGCTCTTACCATTACTGCTACAACAAAGTCTCCCAACGATCCTTCTGTCACAGAATCACCTCTGCTTCCTAATGCCAATATAAGTATTAATTCATCAACTAATACAACCACTGTCCCAACAACACCTGGGGTAAAGGTTCCCCTGATCATGAAGCTGACACCTGTTGCAGGGCTTTCAGGTTCTGCGGAAATCACTGTTAATGTTAATGATGGAACAGTTGATGTATCAACTACTTTTCTGTTGTCAGTGAACTTTGCACTGGGTATTTCAGATATTGCTGACCAGACAACAAAAGAAAATATAAACCCGTCCATCAGTTTTAATATTACAGGTTTAAATTCTCCTGATAATGCTATTATAACAGCAACATCTTCAAATCCAATGCTTGTTCTTGACAGCAATATTAGTGTAAATTCTCTTGGTTCAGGTTTTTATACACTGGACATTATTCTTGAACCAGATGTGATTGGAACAGCAACTATCTTTGTAAAAGTTGAAGAAACAGTAAGTGGTCAAATCAGAACCGCAGCAGATTCTTTTTTATTAACAGTTGAATCTGTAAATAACCCGCCGGCTATTGAAATGATTGTTGATCCTGATGATGATCCTGATATATATCCAGATTCTAAAAATATTACTACTAATGTTGGCACGGCTTTTTTTGTTAAATTCAGAGTATATGATATTGAAACACCTGCCAAAGATTTAATTGTAAATTTTGAATCCGTAGATTCTTATGGGGATGAGGAGGATGAATTGGTCCCTGCCGGAGCTTTTTCAATAGTGCCTTCTGATCCTGCAACTGATGGTATCTTTACAATTCTTACTTTAAAATTTCAGCCTGCCACGGGTGCATATGGTGATGCAACAATTACGGTAACAGTCAAAGATGAGAGAAACGCAACAGACAGTGATAGTTTCAATCTGCTTGTATATAATAACAATTATCCACCGGAAATTTTAGAAATCGAACAGGCAACAGACCCGGGTGTTTCAATTATTGACAAAATTATTACCATTGAAGAAAACAACCAGACCGATGAAATTCAGATATATATTGCAGATAAAAACTCCGATGTTCTTACTGTTACAGTTCGTGCCGAGGAAGGGTCTGAGGTGATATTAAATGATGCCGACCATATTAATATTGACGGCGTAGGAGTTAAACGGATTGTTTCTGCATCTGATTACGCTGATGGATACCTCAGCCTTATGATTACCCCGGAGCCTTTTAAAACAGGTTCAACAACAATCACTGTTGAAGTAAAAGATACAAGCGGCGAAACTGTTACAAAGGTTTTTTACCTTGACGTAGTTCCTTCAGGCGGTGTTAATCTGGTTCCCAAAATTACAGATATTAAGCTTGAAACAGGGGAATCTATTATTAATCAGGTTATAACTATTGAAGAAAATACTCCAAGCCCCATTATTCAAATATCTCTTAGTGATGGGAACCAGGATCCGCTTAAAGTATCAGTAAGTTCAACCGAAGGATCAGATATAATTCCAAATGATGCGGCTCATATTGATATTGACGGTGTGGGTAATGAGAGAAATGTATCATATGCTGATTATGGCGGAGATGATAAATATTTAAGACTTGTTATTAACCCGGCAGCAGATAAAACCGGCTCTGCCACTATTGTTGTAAAAGCAACAGATGATAAAGGGGCTATTGCCCAAAAAACCTTTTACATCAGCGTAAAGCTTTCCGATGCTCCAAGGATCACTTTTGAAACGACCCTTGATCCTGATAATGTAACAATGCCGGAGGATACGACTTTTGAGCTTCCTTTCTGGATTTCTTCTGTAAGAGGCGGTGTAATGGAGTTGTCAGTGCAATCTGAAAATCTTATGCTGAATCCTGATCATGCAAAAAATATTTATGCAGAAGTTATTGCAAAGCAGGACAGCACGATTTCCAACACAGGCGGAGTGATCATAACAGATATTGCTGTTATTGCAGGAGACCTTGTAAGTATCAATGGTGCTGAAAAATTTATTGTTGAAGCAGGCATGACTGCTGTCCAGGTTAATGCTGATGATTTCATCAGTGTTTACAGCCAGGCAGACCCTGAAACTGCTCGTGTTGATGGGACAGCATCATCATCCAGCACCATTACAGGAACAGGCGGAACAATACCCACAAATGCAGAATTTGGAAATGTTACAGTTGAACCAGGAGACTACATTCAGTTAAACGGCGGTACTTATTACATAGTTGGTACTGACACAATACCTGCTATTAAGATAAAAGATCGTGTAACCATATATGAACAGGATACCCATGTTTACCTCGAAATCATCGGAGATAAATTAGATGAAGCTAATCAGATGACTCTTGTACCGACTACAAGCTATCCCCTTAAATTAGCAATTGATCCTGCTGATAATGCTAATTCGGAAATTGCAAGATTCGGAAAAGCTGAGATATTTATAACCATTAAAGAAGTTGATGGAGATAAGCTTGAGCTTACGAAAAAAATAACATTGTACGTTGAACCGGTTGATGATGCTCCCAAATTTACAATTCAGTATCCCTATGAACCTGATTCAGAAGGGGATTATAGAATTATGGAGAACGGCGAATTCAATGTAGTTGTTATGGTTGAAAATGTGGATGAAGACCTTGCTGGTGATAATATTACTGTTAATGTTGAATCAAGGAATACTAACCTTGTGCCTAACAATGTCAGCAACCTCAGGATTGGAAATGAATTTTTTCCATATGAATTTACATTAACAAATAATCATACTGGTTCTTTTAAACTCACTGTTACCCCGGCTCCAGATGTCAGCAGCGATATTTACGATAATGCCAGAATTGTACTTGGTGTTGGAGCTGAAGGAAAGCCGGATGCACAGAATCAATTTTTCTCAATTGAAGTAATTGATTTTGCAAATCCTCCACAGATAAACCAGGGAATAGGAATAGAAAATCAGATTATGAACGAGGATGATGATCCTGAAACAATCAATCCTCTTAAATTTACAATATCTGATCCTGACTGGGATACTCTTATTGTTACAGTTAATTCAGGCAGCCAGGATTTATTGCCGGATCAAAATATTACAGTTACAGGTCAGGGAATCTCTATCAAAGGTGATACCCCTATTCAGATTAATACAAATCCAGGAGGAACATTTGATCTGAGTCTGACATTTGCTCCGGTTGACAATGGAAACAGTGAGAAATTTGGAGATGCTCCCATAACAATTACAATAAAAGAGGCTAAACCTGCGGAAGATAATCCTGCAACAATTTCAGAAACATTTGACCTTACAGTTACTCCTCGGTCTGATCCTCCTGAGTTTAACCCTGAATTTATAAATATCGGGATTTCAATACCTGAATGTACACCAACTGCATGTGAATCTGTTAAATTATCAGACGAAGGTATTGATATTGATTTTAAAGTAAGGGATGTTGACAGGGGGATTTTGACAATAACTGCTGTAACAACAGACAATAAAGACCTTATTCCTGATAATAATATCATTATTTACGCACTTGGTGGAGAACCAGGGCTTAAACCAGGATATTTCCAGGTTCCGTTAACAAGCGATGATTTTGTTCCCCTTGATATTGAAATAAAACCAGCATTACATCAGGCAGGGGTTGCTACTATCAAGGTTGAAGTAAGCGATGGCACTAATACAAAATCACAAGACATTATTGTTTCAGTTACCAATGAAAATGAAATACCTGAAATTGTTTCTATTGATCTTTCAACCACTCAAATGAATGAAGATAATAGCCTGCCAATAACTTTCCAGGTTCGCGACTGGGATATGGACACCTTAACAATTTTGGCAGAATCAGACAATGAAACTCTTTTTGAAAGAATTGAAATTAATAACAATGAGGTACCTTTTACTCAAAGTGTACTTGCAGGTGAAATTGTTGATATGACTCTTAAACTTACAGGAGCTAAAGATCAATTTGGCGAAGCTGTAATAACACTCAGTGTAAATGATTTTAAAGCGCCTGATGTAAAAGTTAGCAGGACTTTTAAAATAACTGTAAATAATCTTAATGATCCTCCTGAAATTCTACCTGTTACAGGAGCAGTTGGAGATGTAAAAGAAGAACAGGATCCTGCGGATATTCCAGCTCTTCTTTTCCGTATAAAAGATATTGACGGAGGTGATCTTAAACTATCTGTTGAATCAACATTGCCCAAACTAGAAAAATCATCCATCCTTATCGGAGGCATACTCCCTGATGGATCATTTGTAAACGGTGATGCCCTTAGTTCAATGGGTATAATAGTGGAACCCAATATTGAAAAAGAACTTTTTCTCAAAATTGCACCTCCTGTCAATCTTTGGGGTCCCGGTATGGTTATGGTAACGGTAACAGATCAAGATGCTGATTCTGCCACTGGAAAATATACATTTAATATTCTTCCAGAACCAGATGATCCATCAATAAAACTTGATCCATACCAGGGAACTACCCCTGATACGGAAGCAATAGAATTTAAAGCTATTTTTGGAGATGTTGATGGAGATCAGGTAACCTTGACTGTTAATTCTTTAGACCAGGCATTCTTGCCAAATTCAAATATAAGAATTGAAGGAGAGGGAAATTCAATCACAACAGGTACAACTATTGGAGAAAAATTTCCAATAACAAAAACTATTACTCTTACGCCTATTAAAAAAACCCGGGGAAATGTTGATATTGAAGTTATTGTAAAAGATTTCACAGGCAGGGAAGCAAGGGAAATTTATACCCTCATGGTAACAACTGTAAATGAAATAATTGCAATTTCAGGGGCTGATACTCAGTATATTGTATCAGAAGCGGATGGACAGTATTTATCCTTCCTTATTACAGATCAGGATACCCCTGAAAGCACAATTAGAAGCATGATGAATGTTAATGCTGTTCCTCCCAATGCAGATAAGCTTACAGTTGGAGAACCTGAACTGCAGGCTGATTCTTCAGGTTATGGGATATACTGGTATAAAGTACCTGTTAAATCTGCTGCAAATGTTGTAAGCCAGACTACCAGCGATACAATAGGGGTTACAGTATGGGTTTCTGACGGTGAAAATTTTGCTGAAAAAACCTTCCAGATTTTTGTTGCAGCTCCTGGAACAGCACCTTCTATTACAGGATATAATAATGAGGTTGTTATAAATGAAGATGAAGAAACAACCATAAATTTTACAATTACAGATAATAATACAGACAGCAGCGGAATAACAGTCAGGGTATATCCTGATACGAATGATGATGGATATTCACTTGTTCCAAGCACTAATATTGATGACCCTGTATTTCTGCCTGATCAAAGCTCACCTGGTATTTATAAATACAAGGTTACATTCAGACCTGCTAAGGATAAATTTTCTGTTGACAATTCTGATTTCGCTACAATTTATATTGAAGCAAGGGATGACCGTTTTACTGTCCGCAAATCTTTTACAGTTACAGTTATTGCAATAAATGATCCTCCTGAAATCAAAGGTTTTACTGATTCTGGAGAGCCTTATTATACTACAACTGATGAGAATGTAGGAATAGTAATCCCGCCTTCATATTTCAGTATAAGCGATCCAGATGGAGGTTTATTATTTATATCAGTAACAGGGACACAAAACTTAGTTCCATCCAGCAGTATTGATATAAGAGATACAGAAGGAAGAATAGTAACAACATCAACAATTGAAGTTGCTTCTGGAATACCCCAGTATTTTGACATGGTAATCAGGCCTCTTACCAACGTAACAGGTACTGCGACAATAACATTAAAAGTAACTGATGACAGCGGTTCGACAAATCCCATACACGGGTCAGATACCCAGATTATCTACTTGGAAATCGGAGATGTTATTGACGGAGATGTTAATAATGATAAAAAGGTTGATCTTGCTGATGCAGTTCTTGGCTTGCAGATTATGACAGGGATTAATGTTAAAAATATAAACCTGGGTGCTGACATAAACGAAAACATGAAAATCGGCATGGAAGAAGTAATCTACATAATGCGCACGCTGCAGGACTAA
- a CDS encoding metal-dependent transcriptional regulator, which translates to MTNDVLSASMEDYLEAIFLIIKEKQTARAKDIVNLLNVNNSSVTGALRSLSDKGLINYAPYDLITLTDKGEQHALGVVLRHKALKDFFIKILGADESEAETTACKMEHVISPNILEKLIKFVEFAEYCPVISKGWIKSDCCKCERLKE; encoded by the coding sequence ATGACAAATGACGTGTTGAGCGCAAGCATGGAAGATTATCTGGAGGCAATATTTCTGATTATAAAAGAAAAGCAGACAGCCAGGGCTAAAGATATTGTTAATCTTCTTAATGTTAATAATTCTTCTGTAACAGGAGCGCTCCGGTCTCTTTCTGATAAAGGATTAATTAATTATGCCCCATATGACCTGATAACCCTGACAGACAAAGGGGAGCAGCACGCACTCGGGGTTGTGCTGCGTCATAAAGCTTTAAAGGATTTTTTTATTAAAATCTTAGGTGCTGATGAAAGTGAAGCTGAAACAACTGCATGTAAGATGGAGCATGTTATTTCACCAAATATCCTGGAAAAGCTTATTAAATTCGTTGAATTTGCCGAATACTGCCCTGTTATCAGTAAAGGATGGATAAAGTCTGACTGCTGCAAGTGTGAAAGGTTGAAAGAATGA
- the argC gene encoding N-acetyl-gamma-glutamyl-phosphate reductase: protein MVRVGIVGATGYAGAELVRILYGHPQADLTIITSRQYAGKPVSSVYPAFKNVIDMVCQEFSINAVCEQADLIFTALPHKIPMEIVPEMVKNGKRVIDLSADFRFNDPEKYKAVYQPHTSEDLMKKAVYGLSEVYFNQIRTTDIVGNPGCYPTSVLLPLIPLIKAGIIDTDTIISDSKSGVSGAGRSPNIGSLYCEASESFKAYKAASHRHNPEMNEVLSCEAGKPVNITFVPHLVPMSRGMLTTTYAKLLQNQDTSEILDCLSRFYKDRPFVRVCPPGSVPSTIHVRGTNYCDIGAVIDKSNNRLILVSAIDNLVKGAAGQAVQNMNIMLEMDETLGLDSVPYPL, encoded by the coding sequence ATGGTCAGGGTTGGCATAGTTGGAGCAACCGGTTATGCAGGTGCAGAACTGGTTCGGATTTTATACGGACATCCTCAAGCTGATTTAACAATAATAACATCCAGGCAATATGCTGGAAAGCCTGTGAGCAGTGTATATCCTGCATTTAAAAATGTTATTGATATGGTATGTCAGGAGTTTTCAATAAACGCAGTTTGTGAACAGGCTGACCTTATTTTTACAGCTCTTCCCCATAAGATTCCCATGGAGATTGTTCCAGAAATGGTTAAAAATGGAAAAAGGGTTATAGACCTTTCTGCTGATTTCCGCTTTAATGATCCTGAAAAATATAAAGCTGTTTATCAGCCCCATACTTCCGAAGATTTGATGAAAAAAGCTGTATATGGATTAAGTGAGGTTTATTTCAACCAGATCAGGACAACAGATATTGTCGGTAATCCAGGATGCTATCCTACCAGTGTGCTTTTGCCCCTTATTCCATTAATAAAAGCAGGTATTATAGATACTGACACCATTATTTCAGATTCCAAATCAGGGGTAAGCGGGGCAGGGCGTTCTCCAAATATTGGTTCTTTATATTGTGAGGCATCAGAATCCTTTAAAGCATATAAAGCAGCTTCACACCGGCATAATCCTGAAATGAACGAGGTTCTTTCCTGTGAAGCAGGAAAGCCTGTAAACATTACCTTTGTGCCCCATCTGGTGCCCATGAGCAGGGGAATGCTTACAACTACCTATGCAAAGCTCCTGCAAAATCAAGATACCTCAGAGATTTTAGACTGTCTTTCACGTTTTTATAAAGATCGTCCTTTTGTCAGGGTCTGTCCTCCAGGCAGTGTTCCTTCAACCATACATGTAAGAGGTACGAATTACTGTGATATTGGAGCTGTAATAGATAAATCCAATAACCGCCTGATTCTTGTTTCTGCAATTGACAACCTGGTAAAAGGAGCCGCAGGCCAGGCAGTTCAGAATATGAACATCATGCTGGAAATGGATGAAACATTGGGACTTGACAGCGTACCATATCCTCTTTAA
- the efp gene encoding elongation factor P → MLEASDLRKGLKFEIDGDPYIVTQFSFVKPGKGQALYKCRLKNMVNGTQFDRTYRSGEKFNEANLEEHEMEYLYSDGESYCFMNTSTYEQEFLTEAQVSDAKAFLKENTVCNLLFFQGRTIGISLPNFVELQITESEPWAKGDTAAGSTKPATLETGHVLQVPPFVEQGEFIKIDTRTGEYVERVKK, encoded by the coding sequence ATGTTAGAAGCAAGTGATCTTAGAAAAGGTCTAAAATTTGAAATTGACGGAGACCCATATATTGTTACCCAGTTTTCCTTTGTAAAGCCTGGCAAAGGACAGGCTCTTTATAAATGCAGATTAAAGAACATGGTAAACGGCACACAATTTGACAGAACCTACCGCTCTGGTGAAAAATTCAATGAAGCAAATCTTGAAGAACATGAAATGGAATACCTTTACAGTGATGGTGAATCATACTGCTTTATGAATACCTCAACCTATGAACAGGAATTTCTGACCGAAGCCCAGGTAAGCGATGCAAAAGCGTTTTTAAAAGAAAATACAGTATGCAATCTTTTGTTTTTCCAGGGACGAACCATTGGCATTTCCCTGCCTAATTTTGTTGAACTGCAAATAACCGAGTCAGAACCCTGGGCAAAAGGAGACACAGCAGCAGGCAGTACAAAACCTGCAACCCTCGAAACAGGCCATGTTCTTCAGGTTCCGCCTTTTGTTGAACAGGGGGAATTTATAAAAATAGATACAAGAACAGGGGAATATGTTGAGCGTGTAAAAAAATAG